The stretch of DNA CCGACAAAGGCATTGGCCACGCAGCTACTGCCAACCTGCTCCTCCACCTCGGTCATGTGCTTTCGCAGATCCACCTTGTGCGGCAGCTGGTCTTTGCCAAACCGACCTGCCTGGTGGTGCTTAGCATTGTCTGGTTTTTGACCAGCTTGGTAGCCACCTATGCGAAACTTTCGGGTCTGCGTGAACATGCTTTACCTTCTCAGGATGAGTCCCTTTAGCATTCCCATGGCAGACACAGCGGCAACTGAGTTCACACAGTCGTTACGCTGGGGAGAGCTACACGCCCCGTACGTCAGTAGGTTCACGCGGAGGCAGGTGCCGCTCCAGGCTCCAATAGCTGATTAGCCGCGCGCCCAGCAGCCACGCATTGACCACCAGCAGCAGTTGCCCTAGCCCTAACCATTGTGAGGGGGCAACAGGCGCGACAGTAAAGTGTAGGGCCAGCACGAGCGACAGCAGCAGCGCGTTAAAAGGCAGTAGCGATCGCCAGCGGTTGACCGGCCAGCCAGGCTTGCGATACCAGGGCTGTTGCGCTACATAAGCTGGGTAGCAGCGAGTGTGCAAGGGTTGCAGGCCACGCCCCACCACCGCCAGCGTCGCGCGCGAGCGGATTGGCACTCCACAGTACTTACAAGAGATACCCTGCTTCATAGTCACCTCCAATGCGGGTGAGAACCCGTTGGTTAATATTTCCCACTAACTGCTGCACAGGCTCTTTGCAGCCTATGCACTTAACCCGAAGCGTACGAACACTGTAGGACAGCAAGACCAGCAGATAAACCAGAGCAAAATAGCCCTGCCGCAGGTGAAGCTTATATCAGAAGTAATTAAACGGTGACATTAAATCAGAGCAACCGTATCCCTGAATACTTATTAACCCGTTATCCGTTGATAAAAACTTAAACAGGCAACATTTAAGAAGTGCTCAAAAAAGTATTTATTCCCAATGCTTTTCTAGCGCTTTTAGCTGTTTGCGGATTGCAGAAATTTAAGGTCATAGTGTCTAGGGTTCCGGCTTAGCTCGCAGTTAAGTGTCTGGTCCAAGAGATGCTGCCAAGTCAAATCTTTATGGATTTAACTTGGTTCACGGAGGGATAAAAGCCCGGGAGAAAGTAGCTAATCGCGCTGTAGATTAGTATCTTTCCCTCGGGCTTTGCTGTACCTCGCCGCTCAAAGATTACGGGTTTAGTCTTAGGAGATCAGGCGTATGGAAAACACAGTTTTTTCCTGGGGAATTATTTCATTCCTCCTAGGAACACTGGGGATAGGGGTTTGGGCTTCGAAGCAGGTAAAAGGTGACAGTGAGAATTTTTTAGTGGCAGGGCGGGGACTTTCCTTGCCTTTGGCCGCTGCTACGCTAATGGCACAGTCGGTTGATTCTAATGCCACCTTGGGCAACACCGATTTGGCGGCAGAATTTGGCTTTTGGGCCGGGGCAGCACTGCCTATGGGTCTAGCAATGTGTTTGTTCTTAGCAGGCACGTTTTTTGCTAAACCCATGAACCGTATGGGGCTAATGACCCTGCCAGATTTTTACCGAATTAAATACAACCGCATCACTGAGGTTGTAGCTGCCATCATCATGGTGATTAGTTTCTCGTTTCTATTAGCGGGGAATTTGGTGGCCGGGGGCTATATCTTCCAAACCTTTTTGGGCATGAGCTATGTTGGCGGCGTTACCATGCTGGCCACTTTAGTGTTTGTATACACGGCTTCTGGTGGGCTTTTTGCCGTAGCCTACACAGATGCTATCCAGCTACTGATTGCTCTAGTCGGGTCTTTAGGTGTGCTCACCTATCTCGCCCTTACGTTTGGTCTAGGGGCTGACTCTGGCATGGGGCCTCTGGCGCTTGATCAGCTAACGTCGGTAGGATCTGGGGCGGCGATTAATTGGGCTAGCATTTTAGCCCTGGGGTTTGGCAACTTGGTGGCTATTGACTTTATGGCCAGGATTTTTGCAGCTGAGAGCCCACAAACTGCTCGCAGGGCTTGTTTTACCGCTGCTGTAGGCACGCTTGTGATTGGTATTCCATTTTCTATTGTTGCTTTGTCGGCAAACCGGATTTTGGATCAGGCTGGAATTACGCCAGACGGCCCTATTCTGTTTAGCTTGATTCAAAA from Pseudanabaena sp. FACHB-2040 encodes:
- a CDS encoding sodium:solute symporter family protein, producing the protein MENTVFSWGIISFLLGTLGIGVWASKQVKGDSENFLVAGRGLSLPLAAATLMAQSVDSNATLGNTDLAAEFGFWAGAALPMGLAMCLFLAGTFFAKPMNRMGLMTLPDFYRIKYNRITEVVAAIIMVISFSFLLAGNLVAGGYIFQTFLGMSYVGGVTMLATLVFVYTASGGLFAVAYTDAIQLLIALVGSLGVLTYLALTFGLGADSGMGPLALDQLTSVGSGAAINWASILALGFGNLVAIDFMARIFAAESPQTARRACFTAAVGTLVIGIPFSIVALSANRILDQAGITPDGPILFSLIQNVVPPFLALLVIAAILSASLSTADGAILGTSSVLAHNVLGIRHNTAQGVGGDRLLLITRLMAVFITLLGVFLALVVPQTGVLLLLAFDLSFAGLVGPLAGGLFWSRSTWQGALACIVAGSLTRLTFFVLMPTMFGVDNTLLHISNGLFTPDFDGFPTLISPLVGLVAFVGVSNLTYKPLSPEQQQAELKKSIHTL